The following proteins are co-located in the Micromonospora viridifaciens genome:
- a CDS encoding HAF repeat-containing protein: MSRLQRTLACLTVVVAGVATTPGIATAATALPTYTYIDLGTIGAPSTGEPPSSDAYALNAAGTVVGVSTIDGIYNHHAFAWTDGVMTDLGAIYSGTFGVSKAEGINDLGVIVGSTHVNETEPGHAFRYADGVMTDLGTGYGVGSGSHANDINDDGTVVGTRFERQGSPTRAVVWRNGTIRDLGTLGGKAGAWGTDSIAYAVNDAGHVVGGAITPSGALHAFVWKGGALQDLGTLGGLTESTYARDINDHGDVVGASQNRSGEVHATLWSAGTVRDLGTLGGNYSEARAVNEAGQVVGISRVSGAGSYTGRAFLWQDGRMIDLNNQVPDLPPTVTLRSAEDVNDDGLIVGFACPVACDAGGDRARRAYLLVPTGLT, from the coding sequence CCGGCATCGCGACGGCGGCCACCGCCCTGCCCACGTACACCTACATCGACCTGGGCACGATCGGTGCCCCGAGCACGGGTGAGCCACCCAGCAGCGACGCGTACGCGCTCAACGCCGCCGGCACCGTGGTGGGCGTCTCCACGATCGACGGGATCTACAACCATCACGCATTCGCGTGGACCGACGGGGTGATGACCGACCTGGGCGCGATCTACAGCGGCACGTTCGGCGTCAGCAAGGCAGAGGGCATCAACGACCTTGGTGTGATCGTCGGCTCGACCCACGTCAACGAGACGGAGCCGGGGCACGCCTTCCGGTATGCCGACGGGGTGATGACCGACCTCGGCACCGGCTACGGCGTGGGCAGCGGCAGCCACGCAAACGACATCAACGACGACGGCACGGTGGTCGGCACCCGTTTCGAGCGACAGGGCTCGCCGACGCGGGCGGTCGTCTGGCGCAACGGCACGATCCGAGACCTGGGCACGCTCGGCGGCAAGGCCGGGGCGTGGGGCACGGACAGCATCGCCTACGCCGTGAACGACGCCGGGCACGTCGTCGGCGGCGCCATCACCCCGAGCGGCGCGCTGCACGCGTTCGTCTGGAAGGGGGGTGCCCTGCAGGATCTCGGCACCCTGGGCGGCCTTACCGAGTCCACCTACGCCCGGGACATCAACGACCACGGCGACGTCGTCGGCGCCTCCCAGAACCGCAGCGGCGAAGTGCACGCAACTCTGTGGAGCGCCGGCACCGTCCGCGACCTGGGCACCCTCGGGGGCAACTACTCAGAGGCGCGGGCGGTCAACGAGGCCGGGCAGGTCGTGGGCATCTCCCGGGTCTCCGGGGCCGGCTCCTACACCGGGCGGGCGTTCCTGTGGCAGGACGGGCGAATGATCGACCTGAACAATCAGGTCCCGGACCTGCCTCCGACGGTGACCCTGCGGTCCGCGGAAGACGTCAACGACGACGGGCTCATCGTAGGCTTCGCCTGTCCCGTCGCCTGTGACGCCGGTGGCGACCGCGCCCGACGGGCTTACCTGCTGGTGCCGACGGGGCTCACCTGA
- a CDS encoding DNRLRE domain-containing protein, producing MLAVGLSVVLTATMADWVAPPPAAAAPQQPSAERAPAQPQVLERPDETAALVTARLTKKKVRIAGMTSETSEFWALPDGRVEAEVHLGPVRLRDEESGGWKPVDFSLVPQADGSVAAKAHPAGLRLSGPAGAGEHDLVTVATDGGTVSLGWSGRLPAPVVEGTKATYPEVRPGVDLVVESTRTGFEQFVVVKNRAAVAQVRDLSLPLQGDGVTLADDRRGGFEIRNKGGAVVGVSPRPEMWDAQVHPQSGERVRRAAVDKKVSAAKAGRLAMTLTPDERWLTDSKTVFPVTIDPAVTLKPGFDAFVQSDYTSDQSAATELKLGTFDGGKTKARSFLRFDGLDWLKGKHVQAATLYLWNFHSWSCTGARWETWQTLHAGTATRWTNQPEWRKLLGYTSTTKGYSSSCGAGWVNSSVTGTFADHANGATCCTVNVGIRATSETDNLGWKKFHSLENTNDPYVTLTYQSPATATARATVPSTPCATGSSTPYINSKTPQLRAQITDPEGAQVKAEFEWLTGGGTRIGGVIVGPGASGSWLSTVVPSGAFAENGTYSWRVRGNDGLTNGAWTGYCAFIIDTTAPSAMPTVSSTSYPSGQWGGAAGTAGSFTFGASGVSDVAAYEYGLNVNPPNQTVNAPSLGANATVSITPTADGPQTLYVRSRDRAGNQSAIRTYTFNVGSGAVTAPKEGDITAAKTAITGVGQAAATGVTYQWRRGDADGWVNIPTGHVTVAAGGGAVTWPLPTSGGGAFPKLNWDVEATLTAADAESIPRSGPLQLRGVFAGGTGGTSSPVKITFDRDQASAASQEIGPGSVNLITGNYTLSDTDVSVSSYGSDLTVTRSYNTRRAGETDAANMFGPGWVSGVMVEEAEAPYTSLTVYGSLVQVGLPEGDTIGFAKRTSTAFDPEIGMEFLKLTYSSGSDSYALTDEDGNTVVFTRVTGTAAGKYFPTSVTVPGNNQTTTLSWEKATVNGKEVVRPTRMLAPVVDGVNCTTLTKGCRALTFTYATATTATGTGESAWGDYTGRVKEIAFTAWDPDLPTPAMRTIPMARYAYDNAGKLRATWDPRLDWNDAGTTRQLRETYDYDSDGILTAVKPVAEEPWQLSYTTIPGDPGKGRLHKVTRSALSAGTATQTVVYKVPVSGSGAPYDLSPAQTSRWAQTEAPTDATAVFPADQVPIGNPATGTLPSSYERATVTYLDANAREVNTASPGGNINATWYDQWGNTLRTLTAGNRARALNASSTDDAAAESMLARNYSTLNTYSADGQRLTSTLEPEHDVMLPDGVVVRGRKHTMNTYDQGAPTTGGPYNLVTKQEVGVWMWGADGVATTTDIRTTTTAYDWGLRQPTVVTVDPAGLAQATRTTYDPTTGLVTSTTEPAGGTSTTTPATRKTVYYRATSGSGYAECDLKPEWANLPCRVQPGGQAASGPELPVTVTTYDMFNQSRVVTEKTSAGTLRTTTTTYDGAGRAYETSVAVASGLGTAVPIIRNVYDQATGRLVRVQSVVAGLATAQVVKAYDALGRQTSYTDADGVTSTTTYDLLGRPATTNDGKAQRTYTYDGGTERRGLLTSVTDSQAGTFSGSYDADGTLVAESWPNGVQVTTETDETGTQVGLTYTKPGCAADDCTLYSESVVESAHGQWRQRASTLSEQSYSYDQAGRLTSIRDVIGSECTTRTYGFSTSSNRTSHAEYAAAADGSCQTTTAASSRTWTYDTADRVNTAGYAYDALGRTTAVPAVDTANPAGGTVSITYHSTDLVDTITQGGRTTDYILDVTGERIRSWTDNASGSAVESVNHYDGDDDSPSWTQETADLYTRPLSGLSVMAGIFDSDSGQVDWQVTSLHGDLVAAIHADDEGLSRTSEASEYGTPRNADDIGKQRYGWLGAKQRAADTPSGIILMGVRLYNTTTGRFLQVDPVPGGSCNAYEYTCADPANKFDIDGKKWCSDWRWICRKHRKVKRFARNVAFGLRWEWKYGECRYMRCMPGSRHSEKRTRAGWKRYENHYCSRGARTRFWIGAFGFVAGFFTGGIPIAAHILGMEGRCAYR from the coding sequence GTGTTGGCGGTCGGCCTGTCGGTGGTGCTGACGGCGACGATGGCGGACTGGGTGGCGCCGCCGCCGGCCGCCGCAGCCCCGCAGCAGCCGTCGGCTGAGCGTGCGCCGGCCCAACCGCAGGTGCTGGAGCGGCCGGACGAGACGGCGGCGCTGGTGACGGCGCGGTTGACGAAGAAAAAGGTGCGGATCGCCGGGATGACGTCGGAGACGTCCGAGTTCTGGGCGCTCCCCGACGGTCGGGTGGAAGCGGAGGTCCACCTCGGTCCGGTGCGGTTGCGGGATGAGGAGTCCGGTGGCTGGAAGCCGGTGGACTTCTCGCTCGTGCCGCAGGCCGACGGGTCGGTTGCGGCGAAGGCCCACCCGGCGGGTCTGCGTCTGTCCGGTCCGGCGGGTGCCGGTGAGCATGATCTGGTGACGGTGGCGACCGACGGCGGGACGGTGTCGCTGGGCTGGTCCGGCCGGCTGCCGGCGCCGGTGGTGGAAGGCACGAAAGCCACCTACCCGGAGGTGCGTCCTGGGGTGGACCTGGTGGTCGAGTCCACCCGTACCGGTTTCGAGCAGTTCGTGGTGGTGAAGAACCGGGCCGCGGTCGCCCAGGTCCGTGATCTCTCCCTGCCGTTGCAGGGCGATGGTGTCACCCTGGCCGACGACAGGCGCGGGGGTTTCGAGATCCGCAACAAGGGCGGTGCCGTCGTCGGCGTCTCGCCCCGGCCTGAGATGTGGGACGCGCAGGTCCACCCGCAGTCGGGCGAGCGGGTGCGCCGGGCGGCGGTCGACAAGAAGGTCAGTGCGGCGAAGGCGGGCCGGCTGGCGATGACGCTGACCCCGGACGAGCGGTGGCTGACTGACTCGAAGACGGTGTTCCCGGTGACCATCGACCCGGCGGTAACCCTCAAGCCGGGCTTCGATGCGTTCGTGCAGTCGGACTACACCTCGGACCAGTCTGCGGCCACCGAGCTGAAGCTGGGCACCTTCGACGGTGGTAAGACGAAGGCGCGGTCCTTCCTGCGGTTCGACGGCTTGGACTGGCTGAAGGGCAAGCACGTGCAGGCGGCAACCCTCTACCTGTGGAACTTCCACTCGTGGTCGTGTACGGGCGCGCGGTGGGAGACCTGGCAGACGTTGCACGCGGGTACGGCGACGCGGTGGACGAATCAGCCGGAGTGGCGCAAGCTGCTGGGTTACACGTCGACCACGAAGGGCTACAGCTCCTCCTGTGGGGCTGGCTGGGTGAACTCGTCGGTGACCGGGACGTTCGCGGACCACGCCAACGGTGCCACGTGCTGCACGGTGAACGTCGGTATCCGGGCCACCTCGGAGACGGACAACCTGGGGTGGAAGAAGTTCCACTCGTTGGAGAACACGAACGACCCGTACGTGACTTTGACGTACCAGTCGCCGGCGACGGCGACCGCTCGGGCAACCGTTCCGTCGACTCCGTGTGCGACCGGGTCGAGCACCCCCTACATCAACAGCAAGACGCCGCAGTTGCGGGCACAGATCACCGACCCGGAGGGGGCGCAGGTCAAGGCAGAGTTCGAGTGGCTGACCGGTGGTGGCACCCGGATCGGCGGTGTGATCGTGGGGCCGGGCGCCTCGGGCTCGTGGCTGTCGACGGTGGTGCCGTCGGGTGCGTTCGCGGAGAACGGCACGTACTCGTGGCGGGTGCGCGGCAACGACGGTCTGACCAACGGCGCGTGGACGGGGTACTGCGCGTTCATCATCGACACGACCGCGCCGTCGGCGATGCCGACGGTCTCCTCCACCTCCTACCCGTCGGGTCAGTGGGGCGGCGCGGCCGGCACCGCCGGCAGCTTCACCTTCGGCGCCTCCGGGGTGTCGGACGTGGCGGCGTACGAGTACGGGCTGAACGTCAATCCGCCGAACCAGACGGTGAACGCGCCGAGCCTCGGGGCGAACGCTACCGTCTCGATCACCCCCACCGCGGACGGTCCGCAGACGCTGTACGTGCGTTCCCGGGACCGGGCCGGCAATCAGTCGGCGATCCGCACGTACACCTTCAACGTCGGCTCCGGGGCGGTGACGGCGCCGAAGGAGGGTGACATCACCGCGGCGAAGACCGCGATCACCGGTGTCGGCCAGGCGGCGGCGACCGGGGTGACCTACCAGTGGCGGCGCGGTGACGCTGACGGGTGGGTGAACATCCCGACCGGGCACGTCACGGTCGCGGCCGGCGGCGGCGCGGTCACCTGGCCGCTGCCGACCAGCGGCGGCGGCGCGTTCCCCAAGCTGAACTGGGACGTGGAGGCGACCCTGACGGCGGCCGACGCGGAGTCGATCCCGCGCAGCGGCCCGCTGCAACTGCGTGGCGTGTTTGCCGGCGGGACCGGCGGCACCTCCAGCCCGGTGAAGATCACGTTCGATCGGGATCAGGCGTCGGCGGCGTCGCAGGAGATCGGGCCCGGCTCGGTCAACCTGATCACCGGCAACTACACCCTGTCGGACACCGACGTGTCGGTCAGCTCCTACGGCAGCGACCTGACCGTGACCCGGTCCTACAACACCCGTCGGGCCGGCGAGACGGACGCGGCGAACATGTTCGGCCCCGGCTGGGTTTCCGGCGTGATGGTCGAGGAAGCCGAAGCGCCGTACACGTCGCTGACCGTCTACGGCTCGCTGGTGCAGGTCGGCCTGCCGGAGGGCGACACGATCGGCTTCGCCAAACGAACCAGCACCGCCTTCGACCCCGAGATCGGGATGGAGTTCCTGAAGCTGACCTACAGCAGCGGCAGTGACTCCTACGCACTGACCGACGAGGACGGCAACACGGTGGTCTTCACCCGCGTCACGGGCACCGCTGCGGGCAAGTACTTCCCGACCTCGGTGACCGTGCCGGGTAACAACCAGACCACGACGCTGAGCTGGGAGAAGGCCACCGTCAACGGCAAGGAGGTGGTCCGCCCGACCCGGATGCTCGCCCCGGTCGTGGACGGGGTCAACTGCACCACCCTCACCAAGGGCTGCCGGGCGCTGACCTTCACCTACGCCACCGCGACGACCGCGACCGGCACCGGTGAGTCGGCCTGGGGTGACTACACCGGCCGGGTGAAGGAGATCGCCTTCACCGCCTGGGACCCGGACCTGCCCACCCCGGCGATGCGGACCATCCCGATGGCCCGCTACGCCTACGACAACGCCGGGAAGCTGCGGGCCACCTGGGATCCGCGGCTGGACTGGAACGACGCCGGCACCACGCGGCAACTCCGCGAGACCTACGACTACGACAGCGACGGCATCCTCACCGCCGTGAAGCCGGTCGCCGAGGAGCCGTGGCAGCTCAGCTACACCACCATCCCCGGCGACCCGGGGAAGGGCCGGCTGCACAAGGTGACCCGCTCGGCGCTGAGCGCCGGCACCGCGACGCAGACCGTGGTCTACAAGGTGCCGGTCTCCGGCTCCGGAGCGCCGTACGATCTGTCGCCGGCGCAGACCAGCCGCTGGGCGCAGACCGAGGCGCCGACCGACGCCACGGCGGTCTTCCCGGCCGACCAGGTGCCGATCGGCAACCCGGCCACCGGCACCCTGCCCTCGTCGTACGAGCGGGCCACGGTGACCTACCTGGACGCCAACGCCCGCGAGGTGAACACGGCGTCGCCGGGCGGGAACATCAACGCCACCTGGTACGACCAGTGGGGCAACACTCTCCGCACGCTGACCGCCGGTAACCGCGCCCGCGCGTTGAACGCGAGCTCGACCGACGACGCGGCGGCGGAGAGCATGCTGGCTCGCAACTACTCGACGCTCAACACCTACTCGGCGGACGGGCAGCGGCTGACCAGCACCCTCGAACCGGAGCACGACGTCATGCTCCCCGACGGGGTCGTGGTGCGCGGGCGCAAGCACACCATGAACACCTACGACCAGGGAGCGCCCACCACCGGCGGGCCGTACAACCTGGTCACCAAGCAGGAGGTCGGCGTCTGGATGTGGGGCGCCGACGGCGTGGCGACCACCACCGACATCCGCACCACTACGACCGCTTACGACTGGGGCCTGCGTCAGCCGACTGTGGTGACGGTGGACCCGGCCGGGCTCGCGCAGGCGACCCGGACGACGTACGACCCGACCACCGGCCTGGTCACCTCCACGACCGAACCGGCCGGTGGCACCAGCACCACTACGCCGGCCACCCGCAAGACGGTCTACTACCGGGCCACCTCCGGCTCTGGCTACGCGGAGTGCGACCTGAAGCCGGAGTGGGCGAACCTGCCGTGCCGGGTGCAGCCGGGCGGGCAGGCGGCCTCCGGGCCGGAGTTGCCGGTGACGGTGACCACCTACGACATGTTCAACCAGAGTCGGGTGGTGACCGAGAAGACCAGCGCCGGGACGCTGCGGACCACCACCACGACGTACGACGGCGCCGGCCGGGCGTACGAGACGTCGGTGGCGGTGGCGTCGGGGCTCGGCACGGCGGTGCCGATCATCCGGAACGTGTACGACCAGGCGACCGGGCGGCTGGTGCGGGTCCAGTCGGTGGTCGCCGGGCTGGCGACCGCGCAGGTGGTCAAGGCGTACGACGCCTTGGGCCGGCAGACGTCCTACACCGACGCTGACGGGGTCACTTCCACCACCACCTACGACCTGCTGGGCCGGCCGGCCACCACGAATGACGGCAAGGCGCAGCGGACCTACACCTACGACGGCGGCACCGAGCGGCGTGGCCTGCTGACCTCGGTGACCGATTCGCAGGCGGGGACCTTCTCCGGCAGCTACGACGCCGACGGCACTCTCGTCGCCGAGTCGTGGCCGAACGGGGTGCAGGTCACCACGGAAACCGACGAGACCGGCACCCAGGTCGGCCTGACCTACACCAAGCCGGGCTGCGCGGCGGACGACTGCACCCTGTACAGCGAGTCGGTGGTCGAGTCGGCGCACGGCCAGTGGCGGCAGCGGGCGTCGACGCTGTCGGAGCAGAGCTACAGCTACGACCAGGCTGGCCGGCTCACCTCGATCCGGGACGTGATCGGCAGCGAGTGCACCACCCGCACGTACGGGTTCAGCACCTCGTCGAACCGGACCAGCCACGCCGAGTACGCCGCGGCAGCCGACGGCTCCTGCCAGACCACGACGGCGGCGTCGTCGCGGACCTGGACCTACGACACGGCCGATCGGGTGAACACTGCCGGGTACGCGTACGACGCGCTGGGTCGGACGACGGCGGTGCCGGCGGTCGACACGGCCAACCCGGCCGGCGGCACCGTCAGCATCACCTACCACTCGACCGACCTGGTGGACACGATCACCCAGGGTGGGCGGACCACCGACTACATCCTGGATGTCACGGGTGAGCGGATCCGGTCGTGGACCGACAACGCCAGCGGCAGCGCCGTGGAGTCGGTCAACCACTACGACGGTGACGACGACAGCCCGTCGTGGACGCAGGAGACCGCGGATCTGTACACCCGCCCGTTGTCGGGGCTGTCCGTTATGGCCGGCATCTTCGACAGCGACAGTGGGCAGGTCGACTGGCAGGTCACCAGCCTGCACGGTGACCTGGTCGCGGCGATCCACGCCGACGACGAGGGCCTGTCCCGCACCAGCGAAGCGTCCGAGTACGGCACCCCGCGCAACGCCGACGACATCGGCAAGCAGCGGTACGGCTGGCTCGGCGCCAAGCAGCGGGCGGCTGACACGCCGTCGGGCATCATCCTGATGGGCGTACGCCTCTACAACACCACCACCGGGCGCTTCCTCCAGGTCGATCCCGTCCCCGGTGGAAGCTGCAACGCCTACGAATACACCTGCGCCGACCCGGCAAACAAGTTCGATATCGACGGCAAGAAGTGGTGCAGCGACTGGCGCTGGATTTGCCGTAAGCATAGGAAGGTCAAGCGGTTCGCCCGAAACGTTGCGTTTGGCTTGCGTTGGGAATGGAAGTACGGCGAATGCCGGTACATGCGTTGCATGCCCGGCAGTCGCCACTCTGAGAAGCGAACCAGAGCTGGCTGGAAGCGGTACGAGAACCACTACTGTTCGCGTGGGGCGCGCACGCGCTTCTGGATCGGAGCTTTCGGGTTCGTGGCAGGTTTCTTCACGGGCGGGATTCCGATCGCGGCACACATTCTCGGAATGGAGGGACGGTGTGCCTACCGATGA
- a CDS encoding ABC transporter permease, producing MARVPALAVLAHYLVGYRRTWRAGVFSSFLLPVLTVLGFGVGVGAYVDRGVGGVPYLEWLVPGLIASTALQVAMAESTWPVHSNFKWIRTYHAQVAAPLRIGDILAGHLAFVLFRVVTSAAAFVLVTALFGALRSPWAVAVLPVTLLLGLAVAAPAFAFSAAVPSDNYLALLFRFAVIPMTLFAGVFFPVGSLPEALRWLAYATPLWHGVDLCRAATLGVAPQWSVTGHLLYLAAWAVGGWLLARRVFHRSLVV from the coding sequence ATGGCGCGCGTGCCGGCGCTGGCGGTGCTCGCGCACTACCTGGTCGGCTACCGGCGCACCTGGCGGGCGGGCGTCTTCTCGTCCTTCCTGCTGCCGGTGCTCACCGTGCTCGGCTTCGGCGTCGGGGTCGGCGCGTACGTCGACCGGGGCGTCGGCGGGGTGCCCTACCTGGAGTGGCTGGTGCCCGGCCTGATCGCCTCCACCGCCCTCCAGGTCGCCATGGCCGAGTCCACCTGGCCGGTGCACAGCAACTTCAAGTGGATCCGGACCTACCACGCCCAGGTGGCGGCCCCGCTGCGGATCGGGGACATCCTCGCCGGGCACCTCGCCTTCGTGCTGTTCCGGGTGGTGACCAGCGCCGCCGCGTTCGTGCTGGTCACGGCGCTGTTCGGGGCGCTGCGCTCGCCCTGGGCGGTGGCTGTCCTGCCGGTGACGCTGCTGCTCGGGCTCGCGGTGGCCGCGCCGGCCTTCGCGTTCAGTGCGGCGGTGCCGAGCGACAACTACCTGGCCCTGCTGTTCCGGTTCGCGGTGATCCCGATGACCCTGTTCGCCGGCGTGTTCTTCCCGGTCGGGTCGCTGCCGGAGGCGCTGCGCTGGCTGGCGTACGCGACCCCGCTATGGCACGGCGTGGACCTGTGCCGGGCCGCCACGCTGGGCGTCGCTCCGCAGTGGTCGGTCACCGGGCACCTGCTCTACCTCGCCGCCTGGGCCGTCGGCGGCTGGCTGCTGGCCCGGCGGGTGTTCCACCGTTCGCTCGTCGTCTAG
- a CDS encoding ABC transporter permease, with protein sequence MVGLVLPRLVSFEGAPRRSASVAERNLTALRSSYWLVLLSGFLEPVLYLFSIGVGVGALVGDLTLPTGQVVSYAAFVAPAMLASSAMSGALSETTFNFFGKMKFMKLYDGVIATPVQPFEIALGELAWAMIRGSLYSAAFLLIMVAMDLTTAVRAVAAFPAAMLIGVAFGALGMVVATLIRSWQDFDLMGSAQFTLFLFSGTFVPAEAYPAVLRWVVELTPLYRSVHLIRAICVEHSGWSWLLDVAYLVVLAAAMLALASRRMGRLLYK encoded by the coding sequence GTGGTCGGTCTCGTCCTGCCCCGGCTGGTCAGCTTCGAGGGGGCACCCCGCCGGTCCGCCTCGGTCGCCGAGCGCAACCTGACCGCGTTGCGGAGCTCGTACTGGCTGGTGCTGCTCTCCGGTTTCCTGGAGCCGGTGCTCTACCTCTTCTCGATCGGCGTCGGGGTGGGCGCGTTGGTCGGCGACCTCACCCTGCCCACCGGGCAGGTGGTCTCGTACGCCGCGTTCGTGGCCCCGGCGATGCTGGCCTCCTCGGCCATGAGCGGCGCGCTGTCCGAGACGACCTTCAACTTCTTCGGGAAGATGAAGTTCATGAAGCTGTACGACGGGGTCATCGCGACCCCGGTGCAGCCGTTCGAGATCGCCCTCGGCGAGCTGGCCTGGGCGATGATCCGGGGCAGCCTCTACTCGGCCGCGTTCCTGCTGATCATGGTGGCGATGGACCTGACCACCGCGGTCCGGGCGGTCGCCGCCTTCCCGGCCGCGATGCTGATCGGTGTCGCGTTCGGCGCGCTCGGCATGGTCGTCGCCACTCTCATCCGCAGCTGGCAGGATTTCGACCTGATGGGCTCGGCCCAGTTCACCCTTTTCCTCTTCTCCGGCACGTTCGTACCGGCCGAGGCGTATCCGGCCGTACTGCGCTGGGTGGTCGAGCTGACCCCACTTTACCGGTCGGTGCACCTGATCCGGGCGATCTGCGTCGAGCACTCCGGTTGGTCCTGGCTGTTGGACGTGGCGTACCTGGTGGTGCTGGCCGCCGCGATGCTCGCGCTCGCCTCCCGACGGATGGGCAGGTTGCTCTACAAGTAG
- a CDS encoding YihY/virulence factor BrkB family protein, producing the protein MARDESSAGSGRDRDDPGSTSGGRDGAGRAGSTGPESPSQLPGVGWKAALKRTVREFQADNLTDRAAALTYYGVLSIFPGMLALISVVGLLGKGAVKGVKETLDQTAPQPTIRHIIDLAIEQASSSGGLASIAAVVGVLGAYWSASGYIAAFMRASNAIYDVPEGRPIWKTLPVRLGVTALVGVMLLAASVIVVFSGRLAKQVGSAIGLGSTAVTVWNIAKWPLLVILVSLMFAILYWASPNARHGGFRWVTPGGVVAVVVWLIVSLLFAVYVSNFGSYNKTYGAVAGLIIFLVWLWLTNIAILFGAEFDAELERGRAIAAGHPADEEPYVELRDDRKLRKKGKPGR; encoded by the coding sequence ATGGCCCGCGACGAGTCTTCCGCCGGGAGTGGGCGCGACCGTGACGATCCGGGCAGCACGTCCGGCGGGCGGGACGGCGCGGGCCGGGCGGGGTCGACCGGCCCGGAGAGCCCGAGCCAACTGCCGGGTGTCGGATGGAAGGCGGCGCTGAAGCGTACGGTCCGGGAGTTCCAGGCGGACAACCTGACCGACCGGGCCGCCGCGCTCACCTACTACGGGGTGCTCTCGATCTTCCCGGGCATGCTGGCGCTCATCTCGGTCGTCGGCCTGCTCGGCAAGGGCGCCGTCAAGGGGGTCAAGGAAACTCTCGACCAGACGGCGCCGCAACCGACCATCCGACACATCATCGACCTCGCGATCGAGCAGGCGAGCAGCTCGGGCGGCCTGGCCAGCATCGCGGCGGTCGTCGGCGTGCTGGGCGCCTACTGGTCCGCCTCCGGCTACATCGCCGCCTTCATGCGCGCCTCCAACGCGATCTATGACGTGCCGGAGGGCCGGCCGATCTGGAAGACGCTGCCGGTCCGGCTCGGGGTGACCGCCCTGGTCGGCGTGATGCTGCTGGCCGCCTCGGTCATCGTGGTGTTCAGCGGTCGGCTGGCCAAGCAGGTCGGCAGCGCGATCGGCCTCGGCTCGACGGCCGTGACGGTGTGGAACATCGCCAAGTGGCCGCTGCTGGTGATCCTGGTGAGCCTGATGTTCGCGATCCTCTACTGGGCCTCACCGAACGCTCGGCACGGTGGCTTCCGCTGGGTCACCCCCGGCGGCGTGGTGGCCGTGGTGGTCTGGCTGATCGTCTCCTTGCTGTTCGCCGTCTACGTCAGCAATTTCGGCTCGTACAACAAGACGTACGGCGCCGTGGCCGGCTTGATCATCTTCCTGGTCTGGCTCTGGCTGACCAACATCGCCATCCTGTTCGGCGCGGAGTTCGACGCCGAGTTGGAGCGTGGCCGCGCCATCGCGGCGGGGCACCCCGCCGACGAGGAGCCGTACGTCGAGCTGCGCGACGACCGCAAGCTCCGGAAGAAGGGCAAGCCCGGCCGCTGA
- a CDS encoding ROK family protein: MRTVDPLHVRLLRLLRDEGAVSRAELGDRLQMPRPRLLAELERLVGLGYVAEAGLAASRGGRRSTLVELSPHLRFAAVDLGASSIDVEVVNGRLEPVAAYTEGADIRSGPKVILHRVNELLHKARVDGAYERLDAVGIGVPGPVSFRDGVPVSPPIMPGWDRFPVRELLTREHGCPAVVDNDVNIMAIGERHGGVAHSVDNFLFIKIGTGVGCGLYLNGEVYRGTDGCAGDIGHIQVDPNGPMCSCGNLGCLEAVFSGAALAREATAAARAGVSPSLADRLAARAAVTALDVAQGAAEGDVTCIQLIREGGRRVGSVLAGLVSFTNPSMIVIGGGLAQLGHILLAEIRSVVYRRSLPLATGNLPVVLSELGPRAGVAGAAVLASELAFGEAS, from the coding sequence GTGCGGACGGTGGACCCCCTGCACGTACGGCTCCTGCGACTGCTGCGCGACGAGGGGGCGGTGTCCCGGGCCGAGCTGGGCGACCGGTTGCAGATGCCCCGCCCGCGTCTCCTCGCCGAGCTCGAGCGGCTGGTCGGCCTCGGCTACGTCGCCGAGGCAGGGCTGGCCGCCTCCCGGGGCGGTCGCCGCTCCACCCTGGTCGAGCTGAGCCCGCACCTGCGCTTCGCCGCGGTCGACCTGGGCGCCAGCTCGATCGACGTCGAGGTGGTGAACGGCCGGCTCGAGCCGGTCGCGGCGTACACGGAGGGGGCCGACATCCGGTCCGGCCCGAAGGTGATCCTCCACCGGGTCAACGAGCTGCTGCACAAGGCCAGGGTGGACGGCGCGTACGAGCGGCTGGACGCGGTGGGCATCGGCGTGCCCGGGCCGGTCAGCTTCCGCGACGGGGTGCCCGTGTCGCCGCCGATCATGCCGGGCTGGGACCGCTTCCCCGTCCGCGAGCTGCTGACCCGGGAGCACGGCTGCCCGGCCGTGGTCGACAACGACGTCAACATCATGGCGATCGGCGAGCGGCACGGCGGGGTCGCCCACTCGGTGGACAACTTCCTGTTCATCAAGATCGGTACCGGCGTCGGGTGCGGCCTCTACCTCAACGGCGAGGTCTACCGGGGCACCGACGGCTGCGCCGGCGACATCGGCCACATCCAGGTCGACCCGAACGGTCCGATGTGCTCGTGCGGCAACCTCGGCTGCCTGGAGGCCGTCTTCAGCGGTGCGGCGCTGGCCCGGGAGGCCACCGCGGCGGCCCGCGCCGGGGTCTCGCCGTCGCTCGCCGACCGGCTGGCCGCCCGCGCAGCGGTGACCGCGCTGGACGTGGCGCAGGGAGCGGCCGAGGGGGACGTCACCTGCATCCAGCTCATCCGCGAGGGTGGCCGGCGGGTCGGCAGCGTGCTGGCCGGGCTGGTGAGCTTCACCAACCCGTCCATGATCGTGATCGGCGGCGGGCTCGCCCAGCTCGGCCACATCCTGCTCGCCGAGATCCGCAGCGTCGTCTACCGCCGCTCACTGCCGCTGGCCACCGGCAACCTGCCGGTCGTGCTCTCCGAGCTCGGTCCCCGCGCCGGGGTGGCCGGGGCGGCGGTGCTCGCCAGCGAGCTGGCCTTCGGGGAGGCGTCATGA